The proteins below are encoded in one region of Campylobacter helveticus:
- a CDS encoding DUF3825 domain-containing protein — protein MEQIMEKAAEAFNELSKTNERVTTSNVSAYMKDKYDITLPKNTKLKTIFEKMGYEIHTKEDEPSVVYIVGKKNVNDTAQQNNAKLDKPLPSKSKINKSTSAEKPKLFQIVYIPDIDLQISKLARKASLENWGKGNNVLYNYFLKYFEFIYENPDFPNLISYNDDKSKMCFHTGLYYADSDSPIYAYCEIYKEGYKFKDFCSGGHFFLKDLNLPKILETCEDFQEKIVFNPDLDVRFNDEHVSARAKQRLKHILDFDVLQPKIFKYICEGELNFLKKRKNEVVNVVPAIYNNEICFFIPLRLTKDNNTNAILAVQREIGPDGKHYNVVKTLLLLEENIYQMARTAQKINIGWLSNFLLD, from the coding sequence ATGGAACAAATTATGGAAAAAGCTGCAGAAGCCTTTAACGAGTTAAGCAAAACAAACGAGCGTGTAACAACCTCTAATGTTAGTGCCTATATGAAAGATAAATATGATATAACATTACCAAAAAATACAAAATTAAAAACTATTTTTGAAAAAATGGGTTATGAAATCCATACAAAAGAAGATGAGCCTAGTGTAGTTTATATAGTTGGCAAGAAAAATGTCAATGATACAGCTCAACAAAATAATGCAAAATTAGACAAACCATTACCAAGCAAATCAAAAATAAATAAATCAACATCGGCAGAGAAACCAAAATTGTTTCAAATTGTTTATATACCTGACATAGATTTGCAAATTTCTAAATTGGCAAGAAAAGCTTCGCTAGAAAATTGGGGGAAAGGCAACAATGTGCTTTATAATTATTTTTTAAAATATTTTGAATTTATTTATGAAAATCCAGATTTTCCAAATTTGATTTCATATAACGATGACAAATCAAAAATGTGTTTTCATACAGGACTATACTATGCCGATTCCGATTCTCCAATATATGCTTATTGTGAAATATACAAAGAAGGATATAAATTTAAAGATTTTTGTTCTGGAGGACATTTCTTTTTGAAAGATTTAAATCTACCAAAAATTCTTGAAACTTGTGAAGATTTTCAAGAAAAAATAGTTTTTAATCCAGACTTAGATGTAAGATTTAACGATGAACATGTATCAGCAAGGGCAAAACAAAGGTTGAAACATATTCTTGACTTTGATGTATTGCAACCTAAAATATTTAAATATATATGTGAAGGGGAATTGAATTTTTTAAAAAAACGCAAAAATGAAGTGGTCAATGTCGTTCCAGCCATTTATAATAATGAAATTTGCTTTTTTATCCCTTTACGACTAACTAAAGATAATAATACTAATGCAATTTTGGCAGTTCAAAGAGAAATTGGTCCCGATGGAAAACATTATAATGTGGTTAAAACCCTACTTTTATTGGAGGAAAATATATATCAAATGGCTAGAACAGCTCAAAAAATTAATATTGGTTGGCTATCAAATTTCTTATTAGATTAG
- a CDS encoding CopG family transcriptional regulator: protein MLENLKADKLMISLPHSLNEELKVFAKEFNVSKSGLISQALDFYFDTLDLELAKQRIKQNNKRLNLKEMKAFIDEL from the coding sequence ATGCTTGAAAATTTAAAAGCCGATAAGCTAATGATAAGTTTGCCTCACAGCCTTAACGAAGAATTAAAAGTCTTCGCTAAAGAATTTAATGTTTCTAAAAGCGGTCTTATATCCCAAGCACTAGATTTTTATTTTGATACTTTGGATTTAGAGCTTGCAAAACAAAGGATTAAGCAAAATAATAAACGCCTTAATTTAAAAGAAATGAAAGCTTTTATTGATGAGTTATAA
- a CDS encoding type II toxin-antitoxin system RelE family toxin, which yields MSYKLEFDSNVTKDFKLIGKSEAKNILTFLENFVQDFNDELEKQLLINERLKALKGEWSGFYRLRYRSFRVIYKKEKERFVIFVVRVGNRKNVYGK from the coding sequence ATGAGTTATAAGCTTGAGTTTGATAGCAATGTTACTAAAGATTTTAAACTCATAGGAAAAAGTGAAGCAAAAAATATTCTCACCTTTCTAGAAAATTTCGTGCAAGATTTTAATGATGAGCTAGAAAAACAACTTCTTATCAATGAAAGATTAAAAGCTCTTAAAGGTGAGTGGAGTGGATTTTATAGATTAAGATATAGAAGTTTTAGAGTCATTTATAAAAAAGAAAAAGAAAGATTTGTGATTTTTGTAGTGAGGGTGGGAAATAGAAAAAATGTTTATGGAAAGTAA
- a CDS encoding DUF2442 domain-containing protein, with product MALNFFFYSNEHELKHIHIMKGEEFAKVNLENLKVEFNNLKAKIYLLSLIPLKNLKMNLKGNRMDTLIKAKNVRFDEEYLIVYLEDERIIQTPLKWYKELENASLKELKNWRFICNHTGIEWENLDCHLSVESTLKNKAYQVA from the coding sequence ATGGCTTTAAATTTTTTCTTTTACTCAAACGAACACGAGCTAAAGCATATTCATATTATGAAAGGTGAAGAGTTTGCAAAGGTAAATTTGGAAAATTTAAAAGTTGAGTTTAACAATTTAAAAGCAAAGATTTATCTTTTATCCTTGATACCATTAAAGAACCTAAAGATGAATTTGAAAGGAAATAGGATGGATACTTTAATTAAAGCAAAAAATGTAAGATTTGATGAAGAATATTTAATTGTTTATTTAGAAGATGAACGCATTATACAAACGCCTTTAAAGTGGTATAAGGAACTTGAAAATGCAAGTTTAAAAGAATTAAAAAATTGGCGTTTTATTTGTAATCATACGGGGATTGAGTGGGAAAATTTAGATTGTCATTTAAGCGTGGAATCAACGCTTAAAAACAAAGCTTATCAAGTGGCTTAA
- a CDS encoding DUF2726 domain-containing protein, which produces MLVSLIFLCIFIIILALVLLKNNNQTHFTYQRKAKINNVSQEKQTKNTIYFLGEEICEELTAEQNKEIRKAQADFTTKEGYLQEFVKTKNLMWVGEGKIYWELAMSDFIKKNNIMVCPQVGMKAFLECKNGSQAYQAYSTLIVDYLLVNKNDYKPFCVIEFHGSGHYGKEKDIVTKCEVRKNDKLKEETLKKVKIPLQIITCDEVCQQNNRNIIDKNKLKDRIRELEKFLTQQLQNSFKK; this is translated from the coding sequence ATGTTAGTGTCTTTAATATTTTTATGTATCTTCATTATTATCTTGGCATTAGTTTTATTAAAAAATAATAATCAAACACATTTTACATATCAAAGAAAAGCAAAAATAAATAATGTTTCTCAAGAAAAGCAGACTAAAAACACAATTTATTTTTTAGGCGAAGAAATCTGTGAAGAATTAACTGCGGAACAAAACAAAGAAATTAGAAAAGCTCAAGCTGATTTCACTACCAAAGAAGGCTATTTACAAGAATTTGTAAAAACAAAAAATTTAATGTGGGTTGGTGAAGGTAAAATTTATTGGGAACTTGCAATGAGTGATTTTATAAAAAAGAATAATATAATGGTGTGTCCGCAGGTTGGTATGAAAGCTTTTTTGGAATGTAAAAACGGAAGCCAAGCTTATCAAGCTTATTCTACTCTTATAGTTGATTACCTACTCGTTAATAAAAATGATTATAAACCTTTTTGCGTTATAGAATTTCACGGAAGCGGTCATTATGGGAAAGAAAAAGATATTGTAACAAAATGTGAAGTAAGGAAAAATGACAAACTTAAAGAAGAAACATTGAAAAAAGTAAAAATCCCCTTGCAAATAATAACATGCGATGAAGTCTGCCAACAAAACAATAGAAATATCATAGACAAAAATAAGCTTAAAGATAGAATAAGAGAGCTTGAAAAATTTTTAACTCAGCAACTTCAAAATAGTTTCAAAAAATAA
- a CDS encoding conjugal transfer protein TraG N-terminal domain-containing protein, whose amino-acid sequence MFIFPSIALSATNIPSSQLIYTWGYGDVINEILQAIKGIILETDYIFKAAMAIALLIFSIKKLGDDRVSSVLEIGKMFGLFAVVWYFFLTAPNDDKHRFMIHDEVTSKDYIVSQIPTGIGATFALMSNFEKIMLDGMEKYFSTPQSANFSSAGLGFSLEAMMSLPKIKLSNINPTAQKNLDLFFRNCVVHGIRLHQNGRELYGKSDNFIDDLFDSIGRGSQLTLYYKTDKATGAETSDMFPCTEAGAKIKQDIMNSMDMAQTLHTALLGFEKDKALYEQKFQGAVQIFNTQATSARAYLQQSMLLFASQDAIINTAKSVGLDPAAVAANTAIADQNFFASMQTQGRLAQTYLPLAKAYLTAIIIGISWLIAILSVIFASYSYIRMFFVLCLWMTLWTPILCIINYLNDLNLMKVASVITEGRVALSVSDNMLIFRKVAESSNFINYMVMMTPLLAFAIAKGSEMGFVNLATGIAGSLTKAAGSGGSFSNQQGQSTESKMSAPKGDEVWAKSAGIESLQGAKTVDDVLTTYNTKQDLNNGTYNSEISNANMKGTNIGGILSGSSLSSGSLSTLNSISESNSKTWSKQFSDLYSQMSQDGRSAALSEAKSFLEKADEATKKAYASNVLQEIAHNKEISGAVKAKLSAYAQAEAGFKIFGTEANAGVRAETSVEVSVGSKLSDTEKAAYQEATERASVKTLSESKGTSSTWTNTLSGADSNTFSKMQSHASAYAQSEQGVQAVNSNNVDNTLNAMARDFAAADGKDFSKLGVGGQNDYFTRAGNHATNLLKNDPAQLAQYNSQVGASISTSGESFGTRAMGRNFNENISGSSQAVLEQSNLNQDNVNERGRNATSSAFLPTKDDVKSEANKNTHGKMGGIK is encoded by the coding sequence TTGTTTATTTTTCCGAGTATCGCACTCAGTGCGACAAATATTCCGTCCTCTCAGCTAATATATACTTGGGGGTATGGTGATGTAATCAATGAGATTTTACAGGCTATTAAGGGTATTATTTTAGAAACTGATTATATCTTTAAAGCAGCTATGGCTATAGCTTTGTTGATATTCTCTATTAAGAAATTAGGAGACGATAGAGTCTCATCTGTGCTTGAAATAGGGAAAATGTTTGGTCTTTTTGCTGTGGTTTGGTATTTTTTTCTTACCGCTCCAAATGACGATAAACACCGCTTTATGATACACGATGAAGTTACAAGTAAGGACTATATTGTTTCTCAAATTCCAACAGGTATAGGTGCGACTTTTGCTTTAATGTCTAACTTTGAAAAGATTATGCTTGATGGTATGGAAAAGTATTTCTCAACTCCACAATCTGCTAATTTTTCTAGTGCTGGACTTGGTTTTTCGCTTGAAGCGATGATGAGTTTGCCTAAAATAAAACTTAGCAATATTAATCCAACAGCCCAAAAAAATCTTGATTTATTTTTTAGAAATTGTGTGGTTCATGGTATAAGACTTCATCAAAACGGTAGAGAGCTTTATGGCAAAAGCGATAATTTTATTGATGATTTATTCGATTCTATAGGTAGAGGTTCGCAATTAACACTTTATTACAAAACCGATAAAGCAACAGGTGCTGAAACAAGCGATATGTTTCCTTGCACCGAAGCTGGAGCGAAAATCAAACAAGATATTATGAATTCTATGGATATGGCTCAGACTTTACATACAGCTTTACTTGGATTTGAAAAAGATAAGGCACTTTATGAGCAAAAATTTCAAGGGGCGGTGCAAATCTTTAACACACAAGCTACAAGTGCGAGAGCTTATTTGCAACAATCTATGCTTTTATTTGCAAGTCAAGACGCCATTATTAACACTGCAAAATCCGTAGGTTTAGACCCTGCTGCAGTAGCGGCTAATACGGCAATAGCAGACCAAAATTTCTTTGCAAGTATGCAAACTCAGGGAAGATTAGCTCAAACTTATTTGCCTCTAGCTAAAGCGTATTTAACGGCTATTATTATAGGCATATCTTGGCTTATAGCGATTTTATCCGTTATTTTTGCTTCTTATTCTTATATTAGAATGTTTTTTGTTCTTTGTCTCTGGATGACACTTTGGACTCCTATTCTTTGTATCATAAATTATCTTAATGATTTAAATTTAATGAAAGTGGCGAGTGTGATTACGGAGGGTAGGGTGGCACTAAGCGTGAGTGATAATATGCTAATCTTTAGAAAAGTCGCCGAAAGTTCAAACTTCATCAACTATATGGTTATGATGACACCTCTTTTAGCATTTGCCATAGCTAAAGGAAGTGAGATGGGTTTTGTGAATTTAGCTACAGGTATTGCAGGTTCTCTTACGAAAGCGGCAGGCTCAGGTGGAAGCTTTTCAAATCAACAAGGACAATCAACCGAAAGCAAAATGTCTGCCCCTAAGGGTGATGAAGTATGGGCTAAGAGTGCAGGTATTGAGAGTTTGCAGGGGGCTAAAACAGTAGATGATGTATTAACAACATATAACACAAAACAAGATTTAAATAATGGCACATATAATAGTGAAATTTCAAATGCAAATATGAAGGGAACAAATATAGGGGGCATTCTATCGGGTAGCTCTTTAAGCTCAGGCTCATTAAGCACTCTTAATAGCATTTCAGAATCTAATTCGAAAACTTGGAGTAAGCAATTTAGTGATTTGTATTCTCAAATGAGTCAAGATGGAAGAAGTGCAGCATTATCTGAAGCAAAATCTTTCCTTGAAAAAGCAGATGAAGCGACCAAGAAAGCTTACGCAAGTAATGTATTGCAAGAAATAGCTCACAATAAAGAAATATCAGGGGCGGTAAAAGCAAAACTTTCCGCATACGCACAAGCAGAAGCAGGATTTAAAATCTTTGGCACTGAGGCAAACGCAGGAGTGAGAGCTGAAACAAGTGTAGAAGTTTCCGTAGGTTCTAAACTTAGCGACACCGAAAAAGCCGCTTATCAAGAGGCAACCGAAAGAGCTTCTGTTAAAACTCTTTCAGAAAGTAAAGGGACAAGCTCAACTTGGACGAATACTCTCTCAGGAGCGGATAGTAATACTTTCTCTAAAATGCAAAGCCATGCTAGTGCTTATGCACAAAGCGAACAAGGAGTTCAAGCTGTAAATTCTAATAATGTCGATAATACTCTTAATGCTATGGCGAGAGATTTTGCAGCTGCTGATGGAAAAGATTTCTCTAAACTTGGAGTGGGTGGGCAAAATGATTACTTTACAAGAGCTGGCAATCACGCAACAAATCTACTTAAAAATGACCCCGCACAATTAGCACAGTATAATAGTCAGGTGGGTGCTAGTATTTCTACTTCAGGCGAAAGCTTTGGCACAAGAGCAATGGGTAGAAATTTCAATGAAAATATCAGTGGTTCATCTCAAGCTGTTTTAGAGCAAAGCAATCTTAATCAAGATAATGTCAATGAAAGAGGTAGAAATGCAACTTCATCGGCATTTTTACCTACGAAAGATGATGTAAAGAGCGAGGCTAATAAAAATACTCATGGAAAAATGGGAGGAATTAAATAA
- the traN gene encoding conjugal transfer protein TraN: MKFQSIKNDTHIKKFSFLSKGSILLLTSLSLSYGAGITCTDYNDFKQFNGHYYTATVKKMSFDEAKKLAEDSEGYLAIPDSKAENDFLVSLVKGANFAWLGIHDSNYTQNFCKEGSAGCIYDSSRFTTVKGGALAYKNFASKQPDNLLKQYDIVNGKEKVSPLGEHWVAMAAPSGEWADLGNHFGTNENPIKNYALLEFEKLPDCAGGGGSGGGDQKPSTTMQCNTNFSDDPNFKPNGESKNIACLQNSKQEYFCPVQLTQCVNKDEAVDGGSKKIEGGVLNTGKTKVIITLKNANYAIGILEEKELQITNLDQVESFKLTNAKTNAYVVPYAPNAKVTLLDKGNAWKPMKYPDNVKDALDYIPQKPANDIYGDVNNPSDKSLNIELKSFLHQGINKLPVFASGTRTQKGSYELRYEAVGQGITCRDFGNSLDCKEEVQSIPFYAYEYTCPAGYQPKEKGGICSPNSLNDLIDTNNDGIGDSCNSSIPPAKNCLGSSKTCPFNKDRECVLVDNKYQCSPFPCYSEANDIEDTDTPVGLNDSQNDGWNDDGTCSGNIIIFNGQDNRCKNWDMFAGLLGGGCCNKDNVFLGLVPCKEEEKKLAKLNQQKRCVEIGEYCSKKVRLGFAKICVEKKKSFCCFNSKLGRIFNEQGRKQLGRGWGSPQSPQCVGFKPEEFQKLDFSEIDLSEFIADIIGSIDVNQIKADSLKIQERIDKNIQNAVPKP; the protein is encoded by the coding sequence ATGAAATTTCAAAGCATTAAAAATGATACACATATAAAAAAGTTTTCTTTTTTAAGTAAAGGCTCAATACTGCTTTTAACTAGCCTTTCTCTTTCTTATGGAGCAGGGATTACTTGCACGGATTATAATGACTTTAAACAATTTAACGGACACTATTACACAGCCACAGTTAAAAAGATGAGCTTTGATGAGGCAAAGAAGTTAGCTGAAGATAGTGAGGGTTATTTAGCAATTCCTGATTCTAAAGCGGAAAACGATTTCTTAGTCTCTTTAGTTAAGGGGGCAAATTTTGCTTGGCTAGGCATACACGATTCAAATTATACGCAAAACTTTTGCAAAGAAGGAAGTGCAGGATGTATTTATGATAGCTCTCGTTTTACAACAGTGAAAGGGGGAGCTTTAGCTTATAAAAACTTTGCTTCCAAACAGCCTGACAATCTTTTAAAACAATATGATATTGTAAATGGTAAAGAAAAAGTAAGTCCTTTAGGCGAACATTGGGTTGCTATGGCGGCTCCAAGTGGAGAGTGGGCTGATTTAGGCAATCACTTTGGCACTAATGAAAACCCTATTAAAAACTATGCCTTATTAGAATTTGAAAAACTGCCTGATTGTGCTGGAGGGGGAGGTTCAGGTGGGGGAGACCAAAAACCCTCTACAACTATGCAATGCAATACGAATTTTAGCGATGACCCTAATTTTAAACCAAATGGAGAAAGTAAAAATATAGCTTGTCTGCAAAACTCTAAGCAAGAGTATTTTTGTCCCGTGCAACTCACTCAGTGCGTTAATAAAGATGAAGCTGTAGATGGAGGAAGTAAAAAGATAGAGGGTGGTGTTTTAAATACAGGTAAAACAAAAGTCATCATTACACTCAAAAATGCAAATTATGCCATAGGGATTTTAGAAGAGAAAGAGCTTCAAATCACAAATTTAGACCAAGTAGAAAGCTTTAAACTCACAAATGCAAAGACAAATGCTTATGTTGTGCCTTATGCTCCAAATGCTAAAGTTACTTTGCTTGATAAGGGAAATGCGTGGAAACCTATGAAATACCCTGATAATGTTAAAGACGCTCTTGATTATATCCCCCAAAAGCCTGCAAATGATATTTACGGTGATGTAAATAATCCTAGTGATAAAAGCTTAAATATTGAGCTTAAAAGTTTTTTACATCAAGGTATTAATAAATTGCCTGTATTTGCTTCAGGCACTAGAACACAAAAAGGAAGCTACGAGCTTAGATATGAAGCCGTAGGTCAAGGAATTACTTGTAGGGATTTTGGAAATAGTTTAGATTGTAAAGAAGAGGTGCAAAGCATTCCTTTTTATGCCTATGAATATACTTGTCCTGCTGGGTATCAGCCTAAAGAAAAGGGTGGAATTTGTTCGCCAAATTCCTTAAATGATTTAATTGATACAAATAATGACGGAATAGGGGATAGTTGTAATAGCTCTATCCCTCCCGCAAAGAATTGCTTGGGTTCTAGTAAGACTTGCCCCTTTAACAAAGATAGAGAGTGTGTTTTAGTAGATAATAAATATCAATGTTCGCCTTTTCCTTGTTATAGCGAAGCAAATGATATAGAGGATACGGATACGCCTGTAGGCTTAAATGATTCTCAAAACGATGGTTGGAATGATGATGGCACTTGCTCGGGAAATATTATTATTTTTAACGGACAGGATAATCGCTGTAAAAATTGGGATATGTTTGCAGGGCTTTTAGGTGGAGGCTGTTGCAATAAAGACAATGTCTTTTTGGGACTAGTGCCTTGCAAGGAAGAGGAAAAGAAGCTTGCAAAACTCAATCAACAAAAGCGTTGTGTTGAGATAGGGGAATATTGTTCTAAAAAAGTAAGACTAGGTTTTGCAAAGATTTGTGTTGAGAAGAAAAAGTCTTTTTGCTGTTTTAATTCTAAGCTTGGACGCATTTTTAACGAGCAAGGCAGAAAACAACTAGGTAGAGGCTGGGGTAGTCCTCAAAGTCCTCAGTGTGTGGGCTTTAAACCTGAAGAATTTCAAAAGCTAGATTTTAGTGAGATAGATTTAAGTGAGTTTATCGCAGATATTATAGGAAGCATTGATGTTAATCAAATCAAAGCAGATTCTTTAAAGATACAAGAAAGAATTGATAAGAATATCCAAAATGCTGTTCCTAAGCCTTAA
- a CDS encoding conjugal transfer protein TraH, translating to MGYMKNVVKISIITCMAMSVSSASMSNFLQNNLGTSITSENSGYYKSQASGFLSGGSARIRWGGGENIRPFNVTVPSFNVGCSGIDMVFGGFSYLNFEYLVEKLKKIAAAAPAFAFQIALSTLCKDCQTIMSELEKIANAINSMNFDTCQMTKNWSKHLGDVLSTNNQTGLSNSWISSFSAAAEGTRKEIDKFVNYVNNGPSNPNDEKNSVKILKQGSLIRKIMEKGKDAFFAQAFGQAGVKDGEYETLLRALFGDFYAYTKDGTTADGKDETDPNKAVIILPSASPKELINILWSNDDGNALNKELKVAKWKLEEVNGVYKEPTYEETTIKIDKSVKTILAEKFKAIRNAIEAGTPLNDEQKKFISSAPLPVADILNIDAATNFRSGDAVYEFVSLLMINSFVDELFREFGRSISIYQLTDKDFVNDHRQDIETFNRQIVSVRTETESIMRNLSEQLKDNIEQLDSIKKVLINYYGTSDMFNYGSGK from the coding sequence ATGGGCTATATGAAAAATGTGGTGAAAATTTCTATAATTACTTGTATGGCGATGAGCGTTTCATCAGCAAGTATGTCAAATTTTTTACAAAACAATTTAGGCACTTCAATTACGAGCGAGAATTCAGGATATTACAAATCTCAAGCGTCAGGTTTTCTTAGCGGCGGAAGTGCTAGGATAAGATGGGGTGGTGGTGAAAACATACGCCCATTTAATGTAACAGTCCCTAGCTTTAATGTGGGTTGTAGTGGAATTGATATGGTATTTGGGGGTTTTTCTTATCTTAATTTTGAATATCTAGTAGAGAAATTAAAGAAAATAGCCGCCGCTGCTCCAGCTTTTGCTTTTCAAATAGCTCTTTCTACACTTTGTAAGGATTGTCAAACCATTATGAGTGAGCTTGAAAAAATAGCAAATGCTATTAATAGTATGAACTTTGATACTTGTCAAATGACTAAAAATTGGAGTAAGCATTTGGGTGATGTTTTAAGCACAAATAATCAAACAGGCTTAAGTAATAGCTGGATTTCATCATTTAGTGCTGCAGCTGAGGGGACAAGAAAAGAAATTGATAAATTTGTAAATTATGTTAATAATGGACCAAGCAATCCGAATGATGAAAAGAATTCGGTAAAAATCTTAAAGCAAGGTTCCCTTATTAGAAAAATAATGGAAAAAGGCAAAGACGCATTTTTCGCTCAAGCATTTGGACAAGCTGGAGTAAAAGACGGTGAATATGAAACTCTTTTAAGGGCATTATTTGGTGATTTCTATGCTTATACAAAAGATGGAACAACTGCTGATGGAAAAGATGAAACTGACCCAAATAAAGCTGTGATTATATTACCGTCGGCAAGTCCTAAAGAGCTTATTAATATATTATGGAGCAATGATGATGGGAATGCACTTAATAAAGAACTCAAAGTTGCTAAATGGAAACTAGAGGAGGTTAATGGAGTCTATAAAGAGCCTACATATGAGGAAACCACAATTAAAATTGATAAAAGTGTTAAAACTATACTTGCTGAAAAATTTAAAGCTATTAGAAATGCTATTGAGGCTGGAACACCGTTAAATGACGAACAAAAGAAATTTATTTCTTCTGCACCATTGCCTGTTGCTGATATTTTAAATATTGACGCCGCTACAAATTTTAGAAGTGGAGATGCAGTGTATGAGTTTGTCTCTTTATTGATGATAAATTCTTTTGTTGATGAGTTATTTAGAGAATTTGGAAGAAGCATTAGTATTTATCAACTTACTGATAAAGATTTTGTGAATGACCATCGACAAGATATTGAGACATTTAATAGACAAATCGTTTCTGTAAGGACTGAAACTGAAAGTATTATGAGAAATTTAAGCGAACAATTAAAAGATAATATAGAGCAACTTGATTCTATTAAAAAAGTTCTTATTAATTACTATGGAACTAGTGATATGTTTAATTATGGAAGTGGAAAATAA
- a CDS encoding S26 family signal peptidase yields MNFLQKIKEKYKARDKRAIQKLCDKTLIAIVVFLAFYTIISFVSHFYGVGVIHTKSIDKDVFVYKKKIDENLNDTLIYFTLPVQTRYFDKGSSFGKYVKCQGGQTLKTKHLSYYCDGVFLGKAKNTDIKGKSVENFIFNGTIPYNQFFVMGTHERSFDSRYWGFVNKKDIKGVAIWAI; encoded by the coding sequence TTGAATTTCTTGCAAAAAATTAAAGAAAAATACAAAGCACGAGATAAAAGAGCAATCCAAAAGTTGTGCGATAAAACACTGATTGCTATAGTTGTGTTTTTAGCGTTTTACACAATTATTTCTTTTGTTTCTCATTTCTATGGTGTAGGGGTAATTCATACAAAAAGTATCGACAAAGATGTTTTTGTTTATAAAAAGAAAATAGATGAAAATCTAAATGATACTTTAATTTATTTTACTCTGCCCGTGCAAACAAGATATTTTGATAAAGGTTCAAGTTTTGGAAAATATGTAAAGTGTCAAGGAGGGCAAACTCTTAAAACAAAACATTTATCCTATTACTGCGATGGAGTATTTTTAGGAAAGGCTAAAAATACGGATATTAAGGGGAAAAGTGTTGAGAATTTTATCTTTAATGGCACTATCCCTTACAATCAATTTTTTGTAATGGGAACACACGAGCGAAGTTTTGATAGTAGATATTGGGGCTTTGTGAATAAAAAAGATATTAAAGGAGTTGCAATATGGGCTATATGA